In the genome of Syngnathoides biaculeatus isolate LvHL_M chromosome 14, ASM1980259v1, whole genome shotgun sequence, one region contains:
- the LOC133512687 gene encoding uncharacterized protein LOC133512687 yields MKEQFVDFMEKLFNNKHAEEAPPLSEDEECWYLPIFGVYHPRNPGAIRVVLDSSAQEDGISLNSVLLSGPDLNNSLLGVLLRFRKEVVALTVDIQQMFYGFLVREDHKNFLRFLWRENNDLTKEITEYQIRVHVFCNSPSPAVAIYVLRRAAQAGEQKYGADTRQFVDKHFYVDDGLIAVPTEAEAIDLLKRTQASLPESNVKLHKLASNSITVMQAFAPGDLAAGLKDLGLGEEDLPVQRSLGLCWNIDCDAFTFRVAVSDKPFTRRGVLSTVNSLFDPLGLVAPVTIRGRVPLRELSADVYDWDTELPAEQFIKWVTWKKSLQDLSSLHLPRSYLHQSLSSAASTELCLFSDASNWAIGAVAYLRVVTTDGQCEVGFVLGKAKLAPQSGPTIPRLKLCGAVLAVEMAELILDELDHKPDAVRF; encoded by the coding sequence CTCTTCAACAATAAACATGCAGAGGAAGCCCCCCCTCTCTCTGAGGATGAAGAATGCTGGTACCTACCCATATTCGGGGTCTACCATCCCCGAAACCCGGGTGCCATACGAGTGGTGTTGGACTCGAGTGCACAAGAAGATGGCATCTCTCTCAACAGTGTCTTGCTCTCAGGGCCTGATCTGAACAACTCCTTATTGGGAGTACTGCTTAGGTTCCGAAAGGAGGTTGTTGCGCTAACAGTCGACATCCAGCAAATGTTTTATGGTTTCCTAGTGAGAGAAGACCACAAGAATTTCCTAAGATTCCTCTGGCGCGAGAACAATGACTTGACCAAGGAGATAACAGAGTATCAAATCCGAGTTCATGTATTCTGTAACAGCCCCTCCCCTGCAGTGGCGATATATGTCCTTCGGAGAGCAGCCCAAGCAGGTGAGCAGAAGTACGGAGCGGACACACGGCAGTTCGTTGACAAACACTTTTATGTAGATGATGGACTCATTGCTGTCCCAACTGAGGCCGAAGCAATTGATCTGCTCAAACGCACTCAAGCTTCCCTGCCAGAGTCTAACGTGAAACTACACAAACTCGCCTCAAACAGCATCACAGTGATGCAAGCCTTCGCACCTGGTGATCTGGCGGCTGGTCTCAAAGACTTAGGCCTCGGCGAAGAAGATCTCCCTGTGCAAAGAAGCCTTGGTTTGTGCTGGAACATAGACTGTGACGCCTTTACATTCCGAGTAGCAGTCAGCGACAAGCCATTCACTCGACGTGGGGTGTTATCCACAGTCAATAGCCTTTTTGACCCGCTAGGCTTGGTCGCACCAGTGACTATCCGAGGGCGAGTCCCACTCAGAGAACTTTCAGCTGATGTTTACGACTGGGACACAGAGCTTCCTGCAGAACAGTTTATCAAGTGGGTGACATGGAAAAAATCACTACAGGATCTGAGCAGCCTCCATCTTCCTCGCTCATATCTGCATCAGTCCCTCTCCAGTGCTGCATCAACTGAGCTGTGCTTGTTCTCTGATGCTTCCAATTGGGCCATAGGAGCAGTAGCGTACCTGAGGGTCGTTACTACAGACGGACAATGTGAAGTCGGCTTTGTGCTTGGGAAAGCGAAACTAGCCCCTCAGTCAGGGCCCACTATCCCACGCCTCAAACTCTGTGGAGCTGTGTTGGCCGTTGAGATGGCTGAGCTGATACTCGACGAGCTTGACCACAAACCAGATGCTGTTAGGTTTTAG